GCTACGATCCCAACGATCCGGAGCAGATCAACAAAATGTCGGCGGTGGTGGATAAGATCTACGCGCTGGCAGGCTAGGCGCGACGAACTCCTGGCGTGGGCCGTGGAATGCGGCACACGGTTACGGCCGGCCGCCGCAGCGTAGCGCTCGGCGGCCGGCCGGTTCACTATACGGTAACGCCCAGTTCTTTCCAGGTCACCATCTTGCGCTTGTAAATAGCTTCGCGTCCCATCATCGTGGTGAGGGCGGCGTTGGCGGCCACTGAAATGTTCGCGAACGGCTGCCGCCTTTCGCGAATCGCGTTAAAGAACTCGCCTACGGCATTTTCCTTCACGTCCTGCTGCGGTGGAGTCAGCAATTCCCGAGGTTCATTCGTCGCCTGCATCTCATAAAACAGGCCGGAGCGGGACTTGATCGTGACCGCGCCCTTGTCTCCGAAGACCACGTACCACTGGCCGTTCGACAACTCTTTCAGGCCACGCGGATGGATCACTGCCTCGCTATACGTGAGGTTCACGTTGTTTTCGTATTGGTACATGACGCTATATGCATCCATGTACTCGGTCCCGGGCGGCTTCGGGTCGTTCATGTAGACGGCTCCGTAACCGAACGCGGCCACCGGGCGGCTGCCGATAATCCAGTTGCAGACATCCAGGTTGTGGACGCCGTTCTCCACAATGCGGTCACCCGAGCGCTTCACGTCGAAGTACCATTCGGGCAGCGTCTCTTTTCCACGCGGCGTGCTGTGGCGCTGAGCTTTCACCATCAGGACCTTCCCGACGATGCCGCTGTGGATGTGGGGAATTGATCCCGCGAGCCAGGGCCAATACCGCATCTGCTGCCCGATCTGAAGGAAGGCCTTCGAGCGCCGTGAGGCTTTGAGCACCTTGTCCACTTCCTGG
This region of Clostridia bacterium genomic DNA includes:
- a CDS encoding Gfo/Idh/MocA family oxidoreductase, with protein sequence MDVRTNRRSFLIGSAASLGVPLVNAAEGKELRAAFIGVGNRGFSLLQQTLRQENVAVVAVCDTNPDKRDKALGAAGKFHPQSLTEWRKVIDLKEVDAVFIATPCDLHAEMAAAALTADKYVYCEKPLGIYPQEVDKVLKASRRSKAFLQIGQQMRYWPWLAGSIPHIHSGIVGKVLMVKAQRHSTPRGKETLPEWYFDVKRSGDRIVENGVHNLDVCNWIIGSRPVAAFGYGAVYMNDPKPPGTEYMDAYSVMYQYENNVNLTYSEAVIHPRGLKELSNGQWYVVFGDKGAVTIKSRSGLFYEMQATNEPRELLTPPQQDVKENAVGEFFNAIRERRQPFANISVAANAALTTMMGREAIYKRKMVTWKELGVTV